The Lactuca sativa cultivar Salinas chromosome 2, Lsat_Salinas_v11, whole genome shotgun sequence genome includes a window with the following:
- the LOC111920061 gene encoding probable mitochondrial saccharopine dehydrogenase-like oxidoreductase At5g39410, with translation MAEVQMTAYDIVIFGASGFTGKHVVREALKFLSPNSPLKSLALAGRNLSKLSETLKWASKSPPTIPLLVADTSDTSSLRRMASQAKLVLNCVGPFRLHGDPVVDACVEAGCDYLDICGEPEFMERIEAVYHEKAVETGSLVISACAFVSIAAEFGFLFNSRQWVSPAAPNRVQAYLQLKRIVANFATYESAVLGFANADNLIKLRRSGSRRARPSIPGYAPTKGSIIEYQKQLGLWALNLASADATVVRRTLSILAENPTGLHGVNEDPKVADKRIAFWSIVKPAHFGLVKIGSKKLLGLLPWIAIGLSLMRLSGSSLGRWFLLTFPSVFSLGVFTNKGPTKEELESASFKMWFVGHGFSDANLASQRNATPDTEIITRVTGPDVGYLTTSIILVQCALIILERRGDLPKGGVLTPGIVFGPTNLQDRLQENGVSFDMISKTQLF, from the exons ATGGCAGAAGTTCAAATGACTGCCTATGACATCGTCATCTTCGGAGCATCTGGTTTCACAGGCAAGCACGTAGTTAGAGAAGCTCTCAAGTTTCTTTCACCGAATTCGCCGCTCAAATCACTTGCCTTAGCCGGTCGGAACCTTTCAAAACTCTCCGAAACACTAAAATGGGCTTCCAAATCTCCCCCCACCATCCCCCTCCTCGTTGCTGACACCTCTGACACATCCTCTCTCCGCCGCATGGCTTCCCAAGCTAAGCTTGTCCTTAACTGCGTTGGCCCTTTTCGCCTTCACGGTGACCCAGTCGTCGATGCTTGTGTTGAAGCCGGATGTGATTATTTAGATATTTGTGGTGAGCCGGAGTTCATGGAGAGGATAGAGGCCGTTTACCATGAGAAGGCGGTGGAGACCGGCAGCTTGGTGATTTCAGCTTGTGCGTTTGTTTCTATTGCAGCTGAATTCGGGTTCTTGTTCAATTCCAGGCAATGGGTTTCGCCGGCAGCTCCTAATCGGGTTCAGGCCTATCTACAACTTAAAAGGATAGTTGCCAATTTTGCCACGTATGAATCTGCAGTTTTGGGGTTCGCTAATGCTGATAACCTCATCAAGTTGCGACGATCAGGAAGCAGAAGAGCTCGACCTTCG ATTCCTGGTTATGCTCCTACAAAAGGATCGATCATAGAATACCAGAAACAGCTCGGACTTTGGGCCCTGAATCTCGCATCCGCCGATGCCACTGTTGTTCGGAGAACACTCTCGATCCTTGCAGAAAATCCCACTGGTCTTCATGGAGTGAATGAGGATCCTAAAGTGGCAGATAAACGAATAGCATTTTGGTCCATAGTAAAACCTGCTCATTTCGGACTAGTAAAGATTGGCAGTAAGAAGCTTCTGGGTCTCCTTCCATGGATCGCAATTGGGTTGTCGCTTATGCGGTTGTCCGGATCCTCTCTGGGTAGGTGGTTTCTGTTGACATTCCCTTCAGTTTTCAGTCTTGGAGTTTTTACGAATAAGGGTCCAACCAAAGAGGAATTGGAGAGTGCTAGTTTTAAGATGTGGTTCGTCGGCCATGGATTCAGTGATGCGAATCTTGCTTCTCAGAGAAACGCAACGCCTGATACAGAAATTATTACGAGGGTGACGGGGCCTGACGTTGGGTATCTCACAACTTCGATCATTCTGGTTCAGTGTGCGTTGATTATTTTGGAACGACGGGGAGATCTTCCGAAAGGCGGCGTCTTAACTCCTGGAATCGTTTTCGGCCCCACTAATCTTCAAGATCGACTACAGGAGAATGGTGTTTCCTTTGATATGATTTCAAAGACTCAATTATTCTAA
- the LOC111920060 gene encoding putative pentatricopeptide repeat-containing protein At3g01580, with product MYPISVGITIKKISPLFPINFRSLFFSNSSAKNVPSDSSILAEKLVSSLERCGDVNSLRRLHACILVQGLETNTFLGSKLQNTYAFFGLLTESRSVFSRINNNNLSLWDSVIIGHYKAGQFDEVLRVYLDLRQRKIGIHGSAFTFTLKSCIHLGRPELGKAIHVDIIKFGLNTNRFVGSSLIGFYSMYRDMADACKVFDEITERDLVAYTSLITGYTQTNDHRACEAFAIVQHMQTENLEPNRVTLVSLLQAAAHLQLLNHGELIHAYAKRRGIGCVDEAFQTSLMDMYIKCGAPNKATTVFHTMSIKTTSCWNVLIAGHLKSSQPFEALNFFSLMAQKGHRFDLITLANGIISCANLGLLLVGKSIHSYMFRNRVHLDVVANTALVDMYSKCENCINARKIFDTMKDKDVISFNVMIDGYLQNGHACEAIEAFHNMRTLGLTENEATILTVVSAFSDLNDIRQGRSIHGYVITHGFESKTDIANQVLYLYVKCGYIQYARQIFDRIKHKDLVSWTSMMMGYENLGHVYKVINLFQEMQSEKQLTPDSITLTCLLQAFSQLGCLTQVKEIHCHVIRASMDNQITIMNSLLTTYSKCGMYKISRVLFRKMRTRCLASWNTMIAASGMHGDCVGALALIEEMKKEKIVPDDVTFMSALSSCSHSGFVEGGLNLFRVMKEEYRIVPREEHYGCMVDLLGRAGQLDEAFDFLKCVPHTQSGSALRALVAACRVHGNNEMGESLGRWLLDFDPENSSSYGLVSNMFAESQKWDEVARVRESAKQRGLKMTSGYSMIEIDT from the coding sequence ATGTATCCAATCTCAGTTGGAATCACAATTAAGAAAATCAGCCCTTTGTTTCCTATCAATTTTCGCTCTCTTTTTTTCTCCAACTCAAGTGCAAAAAATGTACCTTCAGACTCCTCAATTCTTGCAGAAAAGTTGGTTTCTTCATTAGAGAGGTGTGGCGATGTTAATTCTTTGAGAAGGCTTCACGCTTGCATTTTAGTTCAAGGTCTCGAAACCAACACTTTTTTGGGTTCAAAGCTTCAAAATACCTATGCTTTTTTCGGTCTATTGACTGAATCCAGATCGGTGTTTAGTAGAATCAATAACAATAATCTTTCTCTTTGGGATTCAGTTATTATTGGGCATTATAAAGCCGGTCAATTTGATGAAGTTCTTAGGGTTTATTTAGATTTAAGGCAAAGAAAAATCGGTATACATGGTTCAGCATTTACATTTACTCTAAAAAGTTGCATCCACTTGGGTAGACCGGAATTGGGAAAAGCAATTCATGTTGATATTATAAAGTTCGGGTTAAATACAAATCGATTTGTAGGTTCCTCTTTGATTGGCTTTTATTCAATGTACAGAGACATGGCAGACGCATGTAAGGTGTTCGATGAAATCACTGAGAGAGATCTTGTTGCTTATACATCTTTGATAACCGGATACACTCAAACCAATGATCATCGTGCTTGTGAAGCCTTTGCTATTGTTCAGCATATGCAGACTGAAAACCTGGAACCAAACCGAGTCACTTTAGTGAGTTTGCTACAAGCAGCAGCACATTTACAGTTGCTGAATCATGGCGAGTTGATCCATGCCTATGCAAAGAGAAGAGGAATCGGTTGTGTTGATGAAGCTTTTCAAACAAGTCTTATGGACATGTATATAAAGTGCGGGGCACCAAATAAGGCCACCACTGTTTTTCATACAATGAGCATAAAGACAACTTCTTGTTGGAATGTCCTAATTGCTGGTCATCTGAAGTCATCACAACCTTTTGAAGCCTTGAATTTTTTCTCTCTCATGGCACAAAAAGGTCACAGATTTGATTTAATTACTTTAGCAAATGGGATTATAAGTTGTGCAAATTTGGGCTTATTACTGGTGGGTAAGAGCATCCATAGTTATATGTTTAGAAACAGAGTTCATCTTGATGTTGTTGCCAATACAGCTCTagttgacatgtactcaaaatgtGAAAACTGTATCAATGCTAGGAAAATTTTTGATACCATGAAGGACAAAGATGTCATTTCCTTTAACGTGATGATTGATGGTTATCTGCAAAATGGGCATGCTTGTGAAGCCATAGAAGCATTCCACAACATGAGAACGTTAGGTTTGACTGAAAATGAAGCTACCATTTTGACTGTAGTTTCTGCATTTTCTGATCTGAATGATATAAGACAAGGTAGAAGCATCCATGGATATGTGATTACACATGGGTTTGAGTCAAAAACTGATATTGCTAATCAAGTTTTGTACTTGTATGTAAAATGTGGTTATATACAGTATGCTAGGCAGATCTTTGATCGAATAAAACACAAGGACTTGGTTTCTTGGACATCAATGATGATGGGTTATGAGAATCTTGGCCATGTTTATAAAGTGATAAACTTGTTTCAAGAAATGCAATCGGAAAAACAACTTACCCCTGATTCGATTACTTTAACTTGTTTGCTTCAAGCCTTTTCACAACTTGGGTGTTTGACCCAAGTCAAAGAGATTCACTGTCACGTGATTCGAGCATCAATGGATAACCAGATAACCATCATGAACTCCCTTCTAACTACCTATAGCAAATGTGGAATGTataaaatttctagggttttgtttCGGAAGATGAGGACAAGATGTTTAGCTTCTTGGAACACAATGATAGCAGCATCAGGGATGCATGGGGACTGTGTTGGAGCACTTGCATTgattgaagaaatgaagaaagaaAAGATTGTTCCTGATGATGTCACCTTTATGTCAGCACTATCTTCGTGTAGCCATTCTGGTTTTGTAGAAGGGGGTTTGAATCTTTTTAGGGTTATGAAAGAGGAATATAGGATTGTTCCAAGAGAGGAGCATTATGGTTGTATGGTTGACTTGCTAGGGAGAGCTGGTCAACTTGATGAAGCGTTTGACTTCTTGAAATGTGTTCCACATACACAAAGTGGTTCGGCTCTTAGAGCACTTGTTGCTGCTTGTAGGGTTCATGGGAACAATGAAATGGGAGAGAGTTTGGGTAGGTGGTTGTTGGATTTTGACCCTGAAAATTCAAGTTCTTATGGATTGGTTTCAAACATGTTTGCAGAAAGCCAAAAATGGGATGAGGTTGCACGTGTAAGAGAGAGTGCTAAGCAGAGAGGGTTGAAGATGACTAGTGGTTATAGTATGATAGAAATAGACACGTAA
- the LOC111920059 gene encoding uncharacterized protein LOC111920059 yields the protein MATKVQSKTYFPGSMMDLNNGFCNSMWDPYHDDRASASEKSQCYNSFMMMQAMDGYSGYAKEQMRQTILKQDSIFRHQLEELHRLYKRQRDLMSELTMKEHCNFSMPLKDYTPLNSKSSTNQRRVIDLELPADVYEDNEGKPQFQKNVHKLADLNEPIHMEEAPNSNSELWYLSKVSQQREIFDKKELSYNNGTLQGDPKKPVEHLSKKRTIFGVELCERSNTPVDSSQNLEKKLPPWLMMKPNLCNEQPKGKETTIYQMNMDSLQHHSHQFFKKSEITKLQTDNHHQSITKILGVSIVNCSQSHDQNALKENGKNNLRDHIDLNLSFDEEEAPSSTPYIPESVVKIATMEIDLEAPATLESETDTPSTDEVFMDADEDLVKVAAEAMMSMSSSEPPPPPEAADTLLRWFAEVIASGNKKDPEELDNDKEFIIPEGMDYLEYMTLKIKETKEEYICYKPIEEDDVSLLRKRTTRKGQGKRGRQRKDFQRDVLPGIVSLSRREVTEDIQTFEEAFTGIGVSWQSKRKVSGKNGRGRRRLVASDPSSQTPPPPPPPPSPPVEVVEQSVCREEKSLSGWGKRTRRLPRQRCQNNGGNHQSLALKC from the exons ATGGCAACCAAAGTCCAATCCAAGACATATTTTCCAGGTTCCATGATGGATCTTAACAATGGTTTCTGCAACAGTATGTGGGACCCATATCATGATGATAGAGCCTCTGCCTCTGAAAAGAGCCAGTGTTACAACTCCTTTATGATGATGCAAGCCATGGATGGATACTCTGGATATGCTAAAGAACAAATGAGACAAACTATTTTGAAACAAGATTCGATCTTCAGGCATCAG cttgaagaacttcatcgcCTGTATAAAAGACAGAGAGACTTGATGAGTGAACTCACCATGAAAGAACATTGCAATTTTTCAATGCCATTAAAGGATTACACACCTCTGAATTCAAAATCCAGCACCAATCAAAGAAGAGTGATTGATCTAGAACTACCTGCTGATGTATATGAAGATAATGAAGGGAAACCACAAtttcaaaaaaatgttcataaatTGGCTGATCTTAATGAACCAATCCACATGGAGGAAGCACCAAATTCAAATTCAGAACTTTGGTATTTATCAAAGGTTTCTCAACAAAGGGAAATCTTTGATAAAAAGGAGCTAAGTTACAACAATGGTACTTTGCAAGGTGACCCAAAGAAACCCGTCGAACATTTATCTAAAAAAAGAACAATATTTGGTGTTGAACTCTGTGAAAGAAGCAATACACCAGTTGATTCTTCACAAAACCTTGAAAAAAAACTGCCTCCATGGCTTATGATGAAGCCAAATTTATGCAATGAACAACCCAAAGGGAAAGAAACAACAATTTATCAAATGAACATGGATTCTTTACAGCATCATTCCCATCAGTTCTTCAAGAAATCCGAGATCACAAAACTTCAAACTGATAATCATCACCAAAGCATCACAAAAATTCTTGGGGTCTCCATTGTCAACTGTTCTCAATCTCATGATCAAAATGCATTGAAAGAGAATGGTAAAAATAACTTGAGGGATCACATTGATTTAAATTTGTCTTTTGATGAAGAAGAGGCACCTTCATCAACACCATACATTCCAGAATCTGTTGTAAAAATTGCTACAATGGAGATTGATTTGGAAGCACCTGCAACTCTTGAATCTGAAACAGACACACCTTCAACAGATGAAGTTTTCATGGATGCTGATGAAGATCTTGTTAAAGTTGCAGCTGAGGCTATGATGTCCATGTCATCATccgaaccaccaccaccaccggagGCGGCCGACACTTTGCTCCGGTGGTTCGCGGAGGTGATTGCATCTGGCAACAAGAAGGATCCAGAAGAATTGGATAATGATAAAGAGTTTATTATTCCTGAAGGTATGGATTACTTGGAATACATGACATTAAAGATTAAAGAAACAAAAGAAGAGTATATTTGCTATAAACCgattgaagaagatgatgttTCATTATTACGAAAAAGGACAACAAGAAAGGGACAAGGGAAGAGGGGTAGACAAAGGAAAGATTTTCAGAGGGATGTTTTACCAGGGATTGTTTCTTTATCAAGGCGTGAAGTGACTGAAGATATTCAGACATTTGAAGAGGCGTTTACAGGTATTGGTGTTTCTTGGCAGTCTAAGAGGAAAGTTTCTGGAAAGAATGGGAGGGGGAGGCGGCGGTTGGTGGCTTCAGACCCATCTTCTCAGacaccgccaccgccaccaccaccaccatcgccgCCGGTGGAGGTGGTTGAGCAGAGTGTTTGTAGGGAGGAGAAAAGTCTTAGCGGGTGGGGGAAAAGGACAAGACGTTTGCCAAGACAGAGGTGTCAAAATAATGGTGGTAATCATCAGTCTCTTGCTTTGAAGTGTTGA